The following are encoded together in the Chiloscyllium plagiosum isolate BGI_BamShark_2017 chromosome 1, ASM401019v2, whole genome shotgun sequence genome:
- the c1h18orf54 gene encoding lung adenoma susceptibility protein 2: protein MSVIGMNDRVDFQSRESAVPGLLTSAGHLNSLDHSYGTSHFHSSVLYGGKTYQSASQALEAYIDNFEKSSSTRRGANKLHFRSISKPSPTSLDCKKEVFREQPSFRDLHFHSQPLRRRIASDPDLLSLTTDDLLEMPSDGSLPLTRSSVLQGSTQIQPRVGRHFAHNTFTKYAAKVSPGYSGAWQHKRDDSFELLCGRKVGYRPLNQTAGLKPSPFSQPGTVPQERSKYMAPSIPPTLPVDDCRIGKHNLHSVSQHNYPRWLTSQKSELGVSGISSIPELKYPGWLLNCDLGSDSCEQETLNKREYLLPTGYENRLSDPRLYSGCAINTPKRKHFANYSGRDRRFFKHKGHSIIDILRRVPIRADWFAQCNSEEVEDSHCSKPFRGEHLDLLIQKAERFHEVLSQHVSNPEHNQGSPGTEDILEAERSWDNPPVTFKSPVPVGNSEEEFFEASNPTLTDDSCQDPLNTGHQRNHSGSSGISGGKHHGPVEALKQMLFSLQTVQQSLDHEDTQESKEIGKISECMMSQTLGLDFEEASGSRSLQRALNHLKHLKELVDDIGAKMLKEAEGHQNE, encoded by the exons ATGTCGGTGATTGGCATGAATGACAGAGTGGATTTCCAATCCCGTGAATCTGCAGTACCTGGATTATTGACCAGTGCTGGCCATCTGAACAGTTTGGATCACTCTTATGGCACCAGTCACTTTCACAGCTCTGTCCTCTATGGAGGTAAAACGTACCAATCAGCATCTCAGGCCTTGGAAGCTTACATTGACAACTTTGAAAAGTCATCGTCCACCCGGAGAGGTGCAAACAAACTGCATTTCAGGAGCATTTCCAAACCCTCTCCTACTTCTCTGGACTGCAAGAAAGAGG TTTTCAGAGAGCAACCTTCCTTCAGAGATTTGCATTTCCATAGCCAGCCTTTAAGGAGACGGATAGCCAGTGATCCAGATCTTTTGAGCCTCACCACTGATGACCTTTTGGAAATGCCATCGGATGGTTCCTTACCGTTGACTCGATCCTCTGTGTTGCAGGGCTCAACACAGATTCAACCGCGAGTAGGAAGGCACTTCGCCCATAACACATTTACAAAGTATGCTGCAAAGGTCTCCCCAGGTTATTCTGGGGCTTGGCAGCACAAGAGAGATGACAGCTTTGAATtgctctgtgggaggaaagtTGGTTATCGCCCATTAAACCAAACCGCTGGCCTCAAACCATCTCCATTCTCACAGCCAGGAACGGTGCCACAAGAGAGAAGTAAATACATGGCTCCTTCCATTCCTCCAACCCTTCCTGTGGATGACTGCAGAATCGGAAAGCATAACCTCCATTCTGTTTCTCAGCATAATTATCCCAGATGGTTAACCAGCCAAAAATCCGAGCTCGGTGTCTCTGGAATAAGTAGCATCCCTGAACTGAAATACCCTGGCTGGCTTTTAAACTGTGACTTGGGCTCAGATTCATGCGAACAAGAAACATTGAATAAAAGAGAATATCTGTTACCAACTGGATATGAGAACAGACTCTCCGATCCCAGACTTTACTCTGGCTGTGCCATAAATACACCAAAACGTAAACATTTTGCCAATTATTCCGGAAGGGACCGAAGATTTTTTAAACACAAAGGACATAGCATCATTGACATTTTAAGAAGAGTACCTATACGTGCTGATTGGTTTGCCCAGTGTAATTCAGAAGAAGTGGAAGATTCTCACTGCAGTAAACCATTCAGAG GTGAACACCTCGATTTACTAATCCAGAAGGCTGAACGTTTCCATGAGGTTCTCTCGCAGCACGTCAGCAACCCAGAGCACAACCAAGGCAGTCCGGGTACTGAAGACATACTGGAAGCTGAACGATCCTGGGATAATCCGCCTGTTACTTT CAAATCACCAGTGCCTGTGGGCAACAGTGAAGAAGAATTCTTTGAAGCCTCCAACCCTACTCTGACTGATGACTCATGTCAGGATCCTTTAAATACTGGCCATCAG CGGAACCATTCTGGTTCCTCAGGAATTTCAGGAGGAAAGCACCATGGTCCAGTTGAAGCACTGAAACAGATGCTGTTCAGCTTACAAACAGTGCAGCAGAGTTTGGATCATGAAGACACACAAGAAAGCAAAGAAATTGGAAAG ATATCTGAATGCATGATGTCTCAGACGCTGGGCTTGGATTTTGAGGAGGCATCTGGCAGCAGATCATTACAAAG